From one Candidatus Lernaella stagnicola genomic stretch:
- a CDS encoding DnaJ C-terminal domain-containing protein: MLQDHYKILGVTPRTDADAIRAAYRRLVRETHPDMTDDTTAHQRFKAVSEAYRVLSDAKQRRQYDALRFFLLAAPLRRLANVLTDPQSRTRLGGALLTVARRLARAPFEDVSLDGANIDMARGISFVESFTGTTLSLRYERLLRCVDCEGAGWEEHEACPLCHGRGVLTFPIAGVIHKRCPKCSGRGVVGAGRCRPCHGQGRVPSETNVTVRVPPGVDSDTLLRAKGKGHQGLAGHEDGDLFLSVSVDGSLHFSRNALDLHVEKAIPLCIAISGGRAAVALPDDTAIEIVIPPGTYPGSKLRAAARGFHSPPHKKRGDLIVHLDVYLPDDLDHNQRALADEWFHAAHTGDEAAVNRHAAQLLRQLEGLVCCED, translated from the coding sequence ATGCTGCAAGACCACTACAAAATCCTGGGCGTCACCCCCCGTACCGACGCCGATGCGATTCGAGCCGCATATCGGCGCTTGGTCCGTGAAACCCATCCGGACATGACCGACGATACGACTGCACATCAACGATTTAAGGCCGTCTCAGAGGCGTACCGCGTCCTCTCCGACGCCAAGCAACGACGCCAGTACGACGCGCTGCGCTTCTTCCTGCTTGCCGCCCCCCTGCGGCGACTGGCCAATGTGCTGACCGATCCACAATCCCGCACGCGCCTCGGCGGTGCGTTGCTCACCGTCGCCCGTCGCCTTGCCCGCGCGCCGTTTGAAGATGTCTCGCTCGACGGAGCGAACATCGACATGGCCCGCGGCATCAGCTTCGTGGAAAGTTTCACCGGCACAACACTGAGCTTGCGGTACGAACGCCTACTCCGCTGCGTCGACTGCGAGGGCGCGGGATGGGAAGAACACGAAGCCTGTCCTCTGTGCCACGGTCGCGGCGTGCTGACCTTCCCCATCGCGGGCGTGATTCACAAACGATGCCCCAAATGTTCGGGGCGCGGCGTGGTCGGCGCCGGTCGGTGTCGCCCCTGCCACGGCCAGGGACGTGTGCCATCGGAAACGAATGTCACCGTGCGGGTACCGCCGGGCGTCGACTCAGACACCCTGCTACGCGCCAAAGGAAAAGGGCATCAAGGCCTAGCCGGGCACGAAGACGGCGACCTGTTCCTAAGCGTGAGCGTCGACGGATCGCTTCACTTCTCGCGCAACGCCTTAGACCTACATGTCGAAAAAGCGATTCCGCTGTGCATTGCCATTTCCGGCGGTCGCGCGGCCGTGGCGCTTCCCGACGACACGGCGATTGAGATCGTCATTCCGCCGGGAACCTACCCCGGTTCGAAATTGCGGGCCGCGGCGCGGGGTTTTCACTCGCCGCCGCACAAAAAACGAGGCGACCTTATTGTCCACCTCGACGTGTATCTGCCGGATGATTTGGATCATAATCAGCGAGCGCTGGCCG